One window of Pseudacidobacterium ailaaui genomic DNA carries:
- a CDS encoding YifB family Mg chelatase-like AAA ATPase, translating to MLFKALSAAVYGIDANIIDVEVDYSGIKTTEDHFHTVGLPDAAVRESRDRVRAAIKNSGFDVPSTHITINLAPADIKKEGSGFDLPMAVGILGAYGALQLRDLSQFLLVGELGLDGALRPVSGMLPIAVAARSRGIQNLVLPKANAREAGVVEGVNVYPVESLHQTLDLLNAAANGGIHTPPFRMAATEMLGELQHFPLDYADVRGQQGAKRALEVAAAGGHNILMIGPPGSGKTMLAKRLPSILAPLTFDEALETTKIHSVAGVLDAEAGLVTQRPFRAPHHTISDAGLIGGGAVPRPGEVSLAHNGVLFLDELPEFPRNVLEVMRQPLEDRQVVIARASMSLTFPSAFMLAAAMNPCPCGYFNDKSRECSCTPPMIQRYVSKVSGPLLDRIDIHIEVPAVQYRELRAGAASESSAAIRARVLKARSIQRERFFKAKEKIYSNAQMTTRQIRTFCELGPDAERLLERAMQQQGLTARAHDRILKVARTIADLEGSHSISVPHIAEAIQYRTLDRSYWS from the coding sequence ATGCTTTTTAAGGCCCTGAGCGCAGCCGTTTATGGCATTGACGCCAACATCATTGATGTTGAAGTAGACTACTCCGGAATCAAGACCACAGAAGACCATTTCCATACCGTCGGCCTGCCTGATGCCGCCGTGCGTGAGAGCCGGGACCGCGTCCGCGCCGCCATCAAAAACTCCGGCTTCGATGTGCCTTCAACCCACATCACCATCAATCTGGCCCCCGCAGACATCAAGAAAGAAGGCTCCGGGTTTGACCTGCCCATGGCAGTCGGTATCCTGGGCGCCTATGGCGCATTACAGTTGCGCGACCTCAGCCAGTTCCTGCTGGTCGGCGAACTCGGCCTGGATGGCGCCTTGCGGCCTGTCTCCGGAATGTTGCCCATTGCTGTGGCCGCCCGCTCGCGCGGCATCCAGAACCTGGTCTTGCCGAAAGCCAATGCCCGCGAAGCCGGGGTCGTGGAAGGAGTGAATGTCTATCCGGTCGAGTCACTCCACCAGACCCTCGATCTGCTCAACGCCGCCGCCAACGGAGGCATCCACACCCCGCCTTTCCGCATGGCGGCCACCGAGATGCTGGGTGAGTTGCAGCACTTTCCATTGGACTACGCTGATGTCCGCGGCCAGCAGGGCGCCAAGCGCGCGCTGGAAGTTGCGGCCGCAGGCGGACACAATATTTTGATGATCGGGCCGCCCGGCTCCGGCAAGACGATGCTGGCCAAGCGCCTGCCTTCGATCCTCGCCCCGCTGACTTTTGATGAGGCCCTTGAAACGACAAAAATCCACTCTGTCGCCGGAGTGCTGGATGCCGAAGCCGGACTCGTCACCCAGCGCCCCTTCCGCGCGCCGCACCATACCATCTCGGACGCCGGATTGATCGGTGGCGGAGCGGTACCGCGTCCGGGGGAAGTCTCCCTTGCGCACAATGGCGTGCTGTTTCTTGATGAGTTGCCCGAGTTTCCCAGGAATGTGCTGGAAGTGATGCGGCAGCCGCTCGAAGACCGCCAGGTGGTCATTGCCCGCGCCTCTATGTCGCTGACCTTTCCCTCGGCCTTCATGCTGGCAGCAGCGATGAATCCCTGCCCCTGCGGCTACTTCAATGACAAATCGCGCGAATGCTCCTGCACGCCGCCCATGATCCAGCGCTATGTATCGAAAGTCTCAGGGCCGCTGCTGGACCGCATTGACATTCACATCGAAGTACCGGCGGTGCAATACCGTGAGCTGCGCGCGGGGGCGGCCAGCGAAAGCTCTGCTGCAATTCGCGCCAGAGTGCTCAAAGCGCGGTCCATTCAACGGGAACGCTTCTTTAAGGCGAAAGAGAAAATCTATTCGAACGCGCAGATGACCACGCGCCAGATCCGCACCTTCTGCGAACTCGGCCCCGACGCCGAGCGCCTGCTCGAACGCGCCATGCAGCAGCAGGGACTCACCGCCCGCGCCCACGACCGCATCCTGAAGGTGGCCCGCACCATCGCCGATCTCGAAGGGTCCCACTCCATCAGCGTGCCCCACATCGCCGAGGCCATCCAGTACAGAACACTGGACCGGAGCTACTGGAGCTGA
- the purN gene encoding phosphoribosylglycinamide formyltransferase, translating into MSAPQRLGILLSGRGSNFLAIADSIAEGRLRGADIAIVISNKADAPGIAVAAERGLPARVIEARGRRRAEHDEEIIACLREHRVDLVCLAGYMRLLSPDFVRAFPQRILNIHPSLLPAFPGLDAQRQALEYGVRVSGCTVHFVDEELDHGVIVLQKTVPVLDEDTAESLASRILKQEHLAYPEAIARVLSGEYEIVGRRYLPRRNKAS; encoded by the coding sequence ATGAGCGCGCCCCAGCGCCTGGGCATTCTGCTTTCCGGGCGTGGCTCCAACTTTCTGGCGATTGCTGACTCCATTGCGGAAGGAAGACTGCGCGGTGCAGACATTGCCATCGTCATCTCAAACAAAGCGGATGCGCCCGGCATCGCAGTGGCGGCCGAACGCGGCCTTCCGGCCCGGGTCATTGAGGCCCGCGGCCGCAGGCGTGCCGAGCATGACGAGGAAATCATCGCCTGCCTGCGAGAGCACAGAGTGGACCTGGTTTGTCTTGCGGGATACATGCGCCTGCTCTCGCCAGATTTTGTGCGCGCCTTTCCACAGCGCATCCTGAACATCCATCCTTCCCTGCTCCCGGCCTTTCCTGGGCTGGACGCGCAGCGGCAGGCCCTGGAATACGGCGTCAGGGTCTCCGGCTGTACTGTGCATTTTGTGGACGAAGAGCTGGACCACGGCGTCATCGTGCTGCAAAAAACCGTTCCGGTGCTCGATGAAGACACGGCGGAGTCTCTGGCCTCGCGCATCCTCAAACAGGAGCATCTGGCCTATCCGGAAGCCATTGCACGGGTCCTTTCCGGCGAATATGAAATTGTTGGCCGGAGATATTTGCCAAGGCGAAACAAAGCGTCCTAG
- the purM gene encoding phosphoribosylformylglycinamidine cyclo-ligase, with protein sequence MTYADAGVDITSGDRAKQRIKYLAQKTFTRNVLGEIGGFGGLFKLDTARYKQPVLVSSADGVGTKLKVAFELGIHHTVGADLVNHCVNDIAVQGASPLFFLDYLATGKLDGAVTEKIVSGLADACRANGCALIGGETAQMPGFYANGEYDLAGFIVGIVEKDKLITGAGIQAGDVLIGLPSTGLHTNGYSLARKLFFEVAGYKADQYVNALKEKAGAALMKVHRSYLNVIKKLTANEHVTGMAHITGGGITENLPRVLPKNISAVVELGSWPVLPIFEHLQELGRVPQEEMLRTFNMGIGLICVVPADKFKRVKSTLERANEKFYVIGRTVKGERKVIYQ encoded by the coding sequence ATGACCTATGCCGACGCCGGCGTGGACATCACCAGCGGTGACCGGGCCAAACAACGTATCAAGTATCTCGCACAGAAGACCTTTACCCGCAATGTTTTAGGAGAAATCGGCGGTTTTGGCGGCCTCTTCAAACTGGATACGGCACGATACAAGCAGCCCGTACTGGTTTCCAGCGCGGATGGCGTGGGCACCAAGCTGAAAGTGGCCTTCGAGCTGGGCATCCATCATACCGTCGGGGCCGACCTGGTCAATCACTGCGTCAACGACATTGCCGTCCAGGGAGCCAGCCCATTGTTCTTCCTCGACTACCTGGCCACCGGCAAGCTCGACGGAGCGGTGACTGAGAAAATTGTCAGCGGCCTGGCCGATGCCTGCCGCGCCAATGGCTGCGCCCTGATTGGCGGAGAGACGGCCCAAATGCCCGGCTTTTATGCCAATGGTGAGTATGATCTGGCTGGATTTATTGTTGGTATCGTCGAAAAAGACAAGCTCATCACCGGGGCCGGCATTCAGGCCGGAGACGTTCTGATTGGACTGCCTTCCACCGGCCTGCATACCAACGGCTACTCCCTGGCCCGCAAGCTGTTTTTTGAAGTGGCCGGATACAAGGCCGACCAGTATGTGAATGCTCTTAAGGAAAAGGCCGGTGCCGCGCTGATGAAGGTCCATCGCAGCTACCTGAACGTGATCAAAAAGCTGACCGCCAACGAACATGTGACCGGTATGGCGCACATCACGGGCGGCGGCATTACGGAGAACCTTCCTCGGGTCCTGCCGAAAAACATCTCCGCTGTGGTCGAGCTGGGGAGCTGGCCGGTCCTGCCAATCTTCGAGCACCTCCAGGAGCTGGGCCGGGTCCCGCAGGAAGAGATGCTGCGCACCTTTAATATGGGCATCGGGCTGATCTGTGTGGTACCGGCGGACAAATTCAAGCGGGTCAAGTCCACCCTGGAGCGGGCCAACGAGAAGTTTTATGTCATTGGACGCACCGTTAAGGGCGAGCGCAAGGTGATCTACCAATGA
- a CDS encoding cold-shock protein, with product MEQGTVKWFNDAKGFGFISRQNGEDVFVHYSAIVSNGFKSLQEGQAVQFNVVKGPKGWQAADVQPL from the coding sequence ATGGAACAAGGTACCGTAAAATGGTTTAACGACGCGAAGGGTTTCGGCTTTATTTCGCGGCAAAACGGCGAAGATGTCTTTGTACATTACTCCGCCATTGTCTCGAATGGCTTCAAGAGCCTTCAGGAGGGCCAGGCCGTTCAATTCAACGTCGTAAAGGGGCCGAAGGGCTGGCAGGCAGCGGACGTTCAGCCGCTCTAA
- a CDS encoding GntR family transcriptional regulator, with amino-acid sequence MVSLPPLDRESVIPLYHQIQQRLLGQIQAGVFKLGEPLPSAQEIASALGVSPMTVRQAIKSLCELGVIYSEQGKGTFVSGIKIDKNFRQVLSFTEDMKARGWVPATRVLKFEVRKPAPDVADALRLGPEEEIFHLARLRLADALPLGIEYCSLPRRLCPDLMERFDPSTSLYEALSRSYGIHIAVADEVVEVGFAKKQEAQLLKTAKNHPAFLFTRIAYVQSGQPIEHVRSVYRGDRYRVVNRLTRVNRELLEASMAR; translated from the coding sequence ATGGTTTCCCTGCCACCACTTGACCGCGAAAGCGTCATCCCCCTCTATCACCAGATCCAGCAGCGTTTGTTGGGCCAGATTCAGGCCGGAGTCTTCAAGCTGGGGGAACCCTTGCCTTCTGCCCAGGAAATTGCGTCGGCCCTGGGGGTAAGCCCGATGACTGTCCGGCAGGCGATCAAGTCCCTCTGTGAGCTGGGCGTCATTTACAGCGAACAGGGAAAAGGCACCTTTGTCTCTGGCATCAAGATAGACAAAAACTTCCGACAGGTTCTCTCTTTTACGGAAGACATGAAGGCGCGCGGCTGGGTCCCGGCCACCAGGGTGTTGAAGTTTGAAGTGCGCAAGCCGGCTCCGGACGTGGCCGATGCTCTGCGTCTGGGGCCCGAGGAAGAGATCTTTCATCTGGCCCGTCTTCGGCTGGCCGATGCGCTGCCGCTGGGCATTGAATACTGCTCGCTGCCCCGGCGATTGTGCCCGGACCTGATGGAGCGTTTCGATCCTTCTACTTCGCTGTATGAAGCGTTGTCCCGCAGCTACGGGATCCACATTGCGGTTGCCGATGAGGTGGTCGAGGTGGGGTTTGCCAAAAAACAGGAGGCGCAACTGCTGAAGACCGCAAAGAACCACCCCGCGTTTCTGTTTACGCGGATTGCTTATGTGCAGAGCGGCCAGCCCATCGAACACGTACGGTCGGTCTATCGCGGAGACCGCTATCGTGTGGTGAACCGGCTGACGCGCGTCAACCGCGAACTGCTGGAAGCCTCGATGGCCAGATAA
- a CDS encoding DUF4382 domain-containing protein codes for MLRKSSGKTLLLSVLSVPLALLLVSGCGTAPSGSNSSGGTSSNTAPAFVIGTDAPRAGVTSFSVQVMSINALDAQGNSVSLLSGSPTVDFARYNGLQTLLDMNDVPAGTYNSIVITLGSATIGYLQTQQGAPPTIQTMPAVLTQSTITETLSSPLVVAQTGPVGIRLDFDLYKSIQVDSSGQITGQVTPTFDVKAIGPDDPGAYIDEFDAGVVSVNASGQSFVIQGPHGNQFTVQVNGQTEWDNNESINQLTSNSIVQISGVLDRADSTIDADEVAILSQDGFYASGQITYVQPSSGTASSFDLYVRGLLPASTGLSLGQIAQVNLTGNEKYFIYWMHNPLSQFLFNSGSLLPGQHVSIGGPASGASNPQAVTVKRVVLRHWGYVGTLVPNSVKGNTFQMNVTGFAGLLVPGTVTVYVTDGTHYRGGLNGLNDVSSAATVRVVGLLIRDPFSGNLVLLAHYVDDMD; via the coding sequence ATGTTACGCAAATCTTCTGGTAAGACGCTCCTGCTCTCAGTCCTTTCGGTCCCGCTTGCCCTCCTGCTGGTAAGTGGATGCGGCACCGCACCGTCTGGCTCCAACAGCTCCGGCGGCACCTCTTCCAATACTGCGCCGGCCTTTGTGATTGGTACCGATGCCCCACGCGCAGGGGTCACCTCGTTTTCCGTCCAGGTGATGAGCATCAACGCCCTGGACGCCCAAGGAAACAGCGTCTCCCTGCTCAGCGGATCGCCCACTGTGGACTTTGCCCGCTACAACGGCCTGCAGACCCTGCTGGATATGAATGACGTCCCGGCTGGCACCTACAACAGCATTGTGATTACGCTGGGAAGCGCCACCATTGGCTATCTCCAGACCCAGCAGGGTGCTCCTCCCACCATCCAGACCATGCCGGCCGTCCTGACGCAGTCCACCATCACTGAGACCCTCTCTTCGCCGCTGGTCGTGGCGCAAACCGGACCGGTCGGCATCCGGCTGGACTTTGACCTGTACAAATCCATCCAGGTCGACAGCAGCGGCCAGATCACGGGCCAGGTCACGCCCACCTTTGACGTAAAGGCCATTGGCCCCGATGACCCCGGCGCTTACATTGACGAGTTTGATGCCGGAGTGGTCAGCGTGAACGCCTCCGGGCAATCGTTCGTCATTCAGGGGCCGCACGGGAATCAGTTCACGGTCCAGGTGAATGGACAAACCGAATGGGACAATAACGAGAGCATCAATCAGCTTACAAGCAACAGCATCGTGCAAATCTCCGGCGTACTGGACCGCGCCGATTCCACCATTGATGCCGATGAGGTCGCCATCCTTTCGCAGGACGGCTTCTACGCATCCGGACAGATTACATATGTACAGCCCTCCAGCGGGACCGCTTCGAGTTTCGATCTTTATGTCCGCGGACTGCTGCCGGCCTCGACCGGTCTATCGCTGGGCCAGATTGCGCAGGTCAATCTTACCGGCAACGAAAAGTACTTCATCTACTGGATGCACAATCCGCTGAGCCAGTTCCTCTTCAACTCTGGCTCTCTGCTCCCCGGACAGCATGTCTCGATCGGAGGCCCGGCCAGCGGCGCCAGCAATCCGCAGGCAGTTACGGTCAAGCGCGTGGTGCTGCGCCACTGGGGCTATGTGGGAACGCTGGTCCCCAACAGCGTGAAGGGCAACACGTTCCAGATGAATGTGACGGGATTTGCCGGGCTGCTGGTGCCGGGGACCGTCACAGTCTACGTAACGGACGGTACGCACTACCGCGGCGGTCTGAACGGTCTCAATGACGTCAGTTCGGCGGCCACTGTCCGCGTGGTTGGCCTGCTCATCCGGGACCCGTTCTCCGGAAACCTGGTGCTGCTGGCCCACTATGTGGACGATATGGACTGA
- a CDS encoding AAA family ATPase — MIRVITVEREYGSQGAAYAHHLARYLDWKLIDQCLIDEIAAKAGITKKLAESCDERLDPWYYRFGKAFWHGSIERLPALDESSVFDAERMVKFVREYFQEQVKAGHCVIVGRGATAALLTMPGVFHVFVHASMKRKVAWFRENFPDHADEAEQEILATDKRRAAYVRRFYDREWNDYRMYHLMLNSCMGFEAMVKATVEAAGLPSIVPAHAVQV; from the coding sequence ATGATCCGGGTCATCACGGTCGAACGGGAATATGGCAGCCAGGGCGCGGCCTATGCGCACCATCTGGCGCGATATCTTGACTGGAAACTGATTGACCAGTGCCTGATTGATGAAATTGCAGCCAAGGCCGGAATCACCAAGAAACTTGCCGAAAGCTGCGATGAGCGGCTCGACCCCTGGTATTACCGCTTCGGAAAGGCCTTCTGGCATGGGTCCATCGAGCGTCTGCCTGCCCTGGACGAGAGCAGCGTCTTCGACGCAGAACGCATGGTGAAATTCGTACGCGAATATTTTCAGGAGCAGGTGAAGGCGGGCCACTGTGTCATCGTCGGACGGGGCGCAACGGCCGCCCTGCTCACCATGCCCGGCGTCTTCCACGTCTTTGTTCATGCTTCCATGAAGCGCAAGGTCGCCTGGTTTCGGGAAAATTTTCCTGACCACGCGGATGAGGCCGAACAGGAGATCCTGGCCACAGACAAGCGCCGCGCCGCCTACGTCCGCCGCTTCTATGACCGTGAATGGAACGACTACCGGATGTACCACCTGATGCTCAATTCCTGCATGGGATTTGAGGCCATGGTGAAGGCCACCGTGGAGGCCGCCGGACTGCCGTCCATTGTGCCTGCCCATGCGGTCCAGGTCTAA